In the genome of Saccopteryx leptura isolate mSacLep1 chromosome 10, mSacLep1_pri_phased_curated, whole genome shotgun sequence, one region contains:
- the LOC136382400 gene encoding LOW QUALITY PROTEIN: alpha-1,4-N-acetylglucosaminyltransferase-like (The sequence of the model RefSeq protein was modified relative to this genomic sequence to represent the inferred CDS: substituted 1 base at 1 genomic stop codon), translating into MVLCKIELGTESLPSALSPVISVQYPQDLEPAIEPYAQTKKVKGTGQEARPGTQKLAVSDATDGGPSPLATPDEGSRTAATAPTLMEDSWLPSFWGDQINASAERNWLHVSSDASRLAIIWKYGGIYMDTDVISVRPIPEENFLVAQASQYSSNGVFGFLPXHSFLWECMENFVEHYNSHIWGNQGTNLKTWMWKVWCKLEDFQEVSDLRCLDLSFLHPQRFYPISYPEWRRYYEVCDTDPSFSDSYALHLWNYMNQEGRVVVRGSNTLVENLYRKHCPRTYRDLIQGPEGSVSGEMGPGDK; encoded by the exons ATGGTGCTGTGCAAAATA GAACTGGGCACCGAGAGCCTCCCATCTGCCCTTAGTCCTGTCATCAGTGTACAGTACCCGCAGGACTTAGAACCAGCCATAGAACCTTATGCTCAAACTAAA AAGGTGAAAGGCACTGGCCAGGAAGCAAGGCCTGGGACCCAGAAGCTTGCCGTGAGTGATGCCACTGACGGGGGCCCCAGCCCACTAGCCACTCCCGATGAGGGCTCGCGGACAGCCGCCACCGCACCAACCT tgATGGAAGATTCGTGGCTTCCCAGCTTCTGGGGAGATCAG ATCAATGCCAGTGCAGAGAGGAACTGGCTCCACGTCAGCTCGGATGCGTCCCGCCTGGCCATCATCTGGAAGTATGGGGGCATCTACATGGACACCGATGTCATCTCCGTTAGGCCCATCCCTGAGGAGAACTTTTTGGTTGCACAAGCTTCTCAGTACTCTAGTAACGGGGTGTTTGGATTCCTCCCCTGACACTCCTTCCTGTGGGAGTGCATGGAAAACTTTGTTGAACACTATAATTCACACATTTGGGGCAACCAGGGTACCAATTTGAAGACATGGATGTGGAAAGTGTGGTGCAAGCTTGAAGACTTCCAAGAGGTGAGTGACCTGAGGTGTTTGGACTTGTCCTTCCTGCATCCCCAAAGATTTTACCCCATCTCCTATCCAGAGTGGAGACGCTACTATGAAGTCTGTGACACGGACCCGAGCTTCAGTGACTCCTATGCCCTACATCTGTGGAACTACATGAACCAGGAAGGGAGGGTCGTGGTTAGAGGCAGCAACACGCTGGTGGAAAATCTCTACCGTAAGCACTGTCCCAGGACTTACAGGGACCTGATTCAAGGCCCAGAGGGCTCGGTGTCCGGGGAGATGGGTCCAGGTGACAAATAG